ATAGGGGCAGGGGTATAAAACTGGCTCATTCGATATACTCAGCGCTCAGTCTAACAAATTGGCGCTACTTGCCCCACCTTTATAGCCCTATGCTGCAAATCTATAACACCCTTAGTCGCTCAAAACAGGTCTTTAAGCCCATCGAACCGGGCAAGGTAAAGATGTATGTATGCGGCATGACGGTTTACGACTTTTGCCATATCGGCCATGCCAGGGTGATGATTGTGTTCGATATGGTCGTGCGATGGTTGCGGGCTAGTGGGTATGAAGTGATTTATGTGCGCAATATCACTGATATTGATGACAAGATCATCAATCGTGCAATTGAAAATGGCGAACCGATTTCTGCATTAACCAATCGCTTTATTGATGCCATGCACGCTGATTCAGATGAGTTAGGTTTAATGCATCCAGATCAAGAGCCGCGCGCTACTGATTACATTACTCAAATGCAAGGCATGATCGGCAAGCTCATTGAAAACGAATTGGCTTACCAAGCAGATGATGGCGACGTGAACTTCGCCGTTCGTTTATTGCCAAGATATGGTCAGCTCTCTGGCAAAAGCTTAGATGAGCTCAATGCCGGTGAGCGTGTTGCTATCGTTGGCGGTAAGCGTGACCCCTTGGACTTTGTACTCTGGAAGAGCGCTAAACCAGAAGAGCCCACAGATACTCGTTGGAAATCACCTTGGGGCGAAGGCCGTCCAGGTTGGCATATCGAATGCTCAGCCATGTCTTGCGACCTCTTGGGTGAGCATTTTGATATTCATGGTGGCGGCGCTGACTTACAGTTCCCGCATCATGAGAATGAAATTGCTCAAAGCGAAGGCGCCTTATATGGCCAAGACCGTAAAGATGACGATGCTCCATTTGTAAATTATTGGATGCATAACGGACACATTCGCGTGAATGAAGAGAAGATGTCCAAGTCTCTTGGAAACTTCTTTTTAATTCGTGACGCACTTAAAAGCTTTGATCCGGAAGTGCTGCGCTTCTTTATGCTCAAAGCGCATTACCGTAGCCCTATTAATTACAGCGATGCCCAGCTGGAAGAGGCGCGCTCAGGCTTAGCGAGGCTTTATACGGCTTTGGCACAAGCGCCAAATGCGCAAGCCGGGAAGCTAGACCCAAATAACCCATGGGCTAAGCGCTTTGCCGATGCCATGAATGATGATTTCAATACCCCTGAGGCAATTGCTGTCCTGTTTGATTTGGCAAGCGAAGTCAACCGTGCGCAAGGCGAAGAAAAGCAAGCGTTGGCAAGCAACTTGAAGTCTTTGGGAGTGGCGCTGAATTTCCTACAAAGAGACCCAACAGCATTTTTACAAGCGGGCTCAAAAGGTCAGGACGGCATTAGTAACGAACAAATAGAAGAACACATCGCTGCACGTGTGGCTGCTAAGCAAGCAAAAGATTTTGCTAAGGCTGACGCCATTCGTAAGTCACTTCTTGATCAAGGGGTGGTATTGGAAGATAAACCAGGCGGCATAACAGAATGGCGTAGGGCTTAATGACTGTAGTAAAAGACAAATCAGTAAAAACAGAAAAATCTGAATCAATCCTTGAAGAAGTCGCCCCGGAATATTGGGAGCAGGCTTGTAAAGAATTGATGAAGCAAGACCGCATTCTTAAAAAACTCATTCCTAAATATGGATCGGGTTTTTTGGTAACACGCGGAGATCCATTTAACACTTTGGCAAGAGCGATTGTGGGACAGCAGATTTCAGTAGCGGCTGCGCAATCTGTTTGGAACAGAGTAGTTGCTGCTAGCAAAAAGAAAGTCACCCCTAAGAACATCCTAGCGCTGACAGTGGAAGAATTACGTGCCGCTGGATTGTCAGGTCGTAAGGTGGAATATATCCGCGATTTAGCTGATCATTTTGATTCAGGTCGATTACACGCCAATCAGTGGAAAGATATGGATGATGAGAGTGTTATCAAGGAATTGAGCTCAATTCGGGGAATTGGCCGCTGGACGGCTGAAATGTTCCTCATTTTTAATATGGTTCGCCCTAATATCCTCCCGCTGGACGATGTTGGTCTAATTAAGGCTATTTCTCTCAATTACTTCAGCGGAGAGCCTGTGAGCCGTCATGAGGCCCGTGAGGTGGCAGCAAATTGGGCCCCTTGGCGTACGGTTGCCACCTGGTATATGTGGAGAAGTATCGACCCAATCCCGGTTGAATATTAAAATCAGACTATGAAAACGACTTTCCTGGATTTTGAGCAGCAAATCGCCGAATTAGAAACAAAGATCGAAGAGCTGCGTTTTGTGCAAGACGAGTCATCGGTAGATATTTCCGATGAGCTCAAGACGCTTTCCGAAAAGAGTCTGCAGTTAACAAAAGACGTCTACGCAAACTTAACGCCTTGGCAGGTGTCCCAAGTAGCACGTCATCCACAAAGACCTTACACATTAGATTATGTAAGTGCTTTGTTTACGGATTTTCATGAACTCCATGGCGATCGCACTTTTGCAGACGATCAATCCATCATTGGTGGGCTAGCCCGTTTTGACAGTCAACCTTGTATGGTGATTGGTCATCAAAAGGGCCGCGATACCAAAGAGCGTGCATTACGCAACTTCGGCATGAGTCGCCCAGAAGGTTATCGTAAAGCGATGCGCTTAATGCGCCTTGCAGAAAAGTTTGGCATTCCAGTATTTACATTCGTTGATACACCTGGCGCATTTCCAGGTATCGATGCAGAAGAGCGCAATCAGTCTGAGGCGATTGGGCGCAATCTTTACGTACAAGCAGAATTAGAAGTTCCAATCATCGCCACCATTATTGGTGAGGGTGGTTCTGGTGGTGCCTTAGCAATAGCTATGGGTGACGTTGTGTTGATGTTGCAAAACTCAACATACTCCGTGATCTCCCCAGAAGGTTGTGCATCCATCCTTTGGAAGACTGCAGATAAGGCTTCTGAAGCTGCAGAGCAGTTGGGTTTAACCGCGCAACGCCTCAAAGCGCTGGGCTTGATTGACAAGATCGTGGCAGAACCGATTGGCGGCGCCCATCGTGATTACGAAAGCATGATGAG
The window above is part of the Polynucleobacter sp. AP-Kolm-20A-A1 genome. Proteins encoded here:
- a CDS encoding acetyl-CoA carboxylase carboxyltransferase subunit alpha, with protein sequence MKTTFLDFEQQIAELETKIEELRFVQDESSVDISDELKTLSEKSLQLTKDVYANLTPWQVSQVARHPQRPYTLDYVSALFTDFHELHGDRTFADDQSIIGGLARFDSQPCMVIGHQKGRDTKERALRNFGMSRPEGYRKAMRLMRLAEKFGIPVFTFVDTPGAFPGIDAEERNQSEAIGRNLYVQAELEVPIIATIIGEGGSGGALAIAMGDVVLMLQNSTYSVISPEGCASILWKTADKASEAAEQLGLTAQRLKALGLIDKIVAEPIGGAHRDYESMMSNMRKALAESLKTFDGMKVDALLERRHERLMSYGKFKEITAKS
- a CDS encoding DNA-3-methyladenine glycosylase — protein: MTVVKDKSVKTEKSESILEEVAPEYWEQACKELMKQDRILKKLIPKYGSGFLVTRGDPFNTLARAIVGQQISVAAAQSVWNRVVAASKKKVTPKNILALTVEELRAAGLSGRKVEYIRDLADHFDSGRLHANQWKDMDDESVIKELSSIRGIGRWTAEMFLIFNMVRPNILPLDDVGLIKAISLNYFSGEPVSRHEAREVAANWAPWRTVATWYMWRSIDPIPVEY
- the cysS gene encoding cysteine--tRNA ligase — its product is MLQIYNTLSRSKQVFKPIEPGKVKMYVCGMTVYDFCHIGHARVMIVFDMVVRWLRASGYEVIYVRNITDIDDKIINRAIENGEPISALTNRFIDAMHADSDELGLMHPDQEPRATDYITQMQGMIGKLIENELAYQADDGDVNFAVRLLPRYGQLSGKSLDELNAGERVAIVGGKRDPLDFVLWKSAKPEEPTDTRWKSPWGEGRPGWHIECSAMSCDLLGEHFDIHGGGADLQFPHHENEIAQSEGALYGQDRKDDDAPFVNYWMHNGHIRVNEEKMSKSLGNFFLIRDALKSFDPEVLRFFMLKAHYRSPINYSDAQLEEARSGLARLYTALAQAPNAQAGKLDPNNPWAKRFADAMNDDFNTPEAIAVLFDLASEVNRAQGEEKQALASNLKSLGVALNFLQRDPTAFLQAGSKGQDGISNEQIEEHIAARVAAKQAKDFAKADAIRKSLLDQGVVLEDKPGGITEWRRA